A genomic region of Leptolyngbya sp. NIES-2104 contains the following coding sequences:
- a CDS encoding M20 family metallopeptidase — protein sequence MVSTFISSPSVDLSQIRLEIRSLQAQLVTWRRQLHQRPELGFREALTAEFITEKLRQWQIPHETGIAKTGIVATIEGNRPGRVLAIRADMDALPIQEQNDVPYKSQHDGMMHACGHDGHITIALGTAYYLSQHRDFSGTVKFIFQPAEEGPGGAKPMIEAGVLKNPDVDAIIGLHLWNNLPLGTVGVRTGALMAAVETFELVILGKGGHGAIPQQTIDSIVVGSQIVNALQTIVARNVDPIESAVVTVGAFHAGNACNVIAASAQLKGTVRYFNPNYAGYFKQRIEQIVAGICQAHGASYELDYQSLYPPVINDGAIADLVRLVAETVVESPIGVVPNCQTMGGEDMSFFLQEVPGCYFFLGSANSQIGLDYPHHHPKFDFDETALGMGVEIFVRCVEQN from the coding sequence ATGGTTTCAACGTTTATTAGTTCGCCTTCGGTTGACTTATCGCAGATTCGATTAGAAATTCGATCGCTGCAAGCCCAACTGGTTACATGGCGCAGACAATTACACCAACGCCCCGAACTCGGCTTTCGAGAAGCGTTAACGGCTGAGTTTATTACTGAAAAGCTGCGACAATGGCAGATTCCGCACGAAACAGGGATTGCTAAAACTGGGATTGTTGCCACGATCGAGGGAAATCGTCCGGGTCGGGTGTTGGCGATTCGAGCCGATATGGACGCGCTCCCGATTCAAGAGCAGAATGATGTGCCGTATAAGTCGCAGCATGACGGCATGATGCACGCTTGCGGACATGATGGGCATATTACGATCGCGCTTGGAACCGCATATTATTTGTCTCAGCATCGCGATTTTTCCGGCACTGTCAAATTCATTTTTCAGCCTGCCGAAGAAGGTCCGGGCGGCGCGAAACCGATGATCGAAGCAGGGGTGCTGAAAAATCCTGATGTTGATGCGATTATCGGACTGCATTTGTGGAATAACTTGCCGCTCGGAACCGTTGGCGTTCGGACGGGGGCATTAATGGCAGCAGTCGAAACGTTTGAGTTAGTGATTCTCGGTAAAGGTGGACACGGTGCAATTCCACAACAAACGATCGATTCGATTGTCGTCGGTTCTCAAATCGTGAACGCGCTGCAAACGATCGTGGCTCGAAATGTTGACCCGATCGAATCTGCGGTTGTAACCGTCGGTGCATTTCACGCTGGAAACGCTTGTAATGTGATTGCCGCTTCAGCGCAGTTAAAAGGGACGGTACGCTATTTCAACCCGAATTATGCCGGATACTTCAAACAGCGGATTGAGCAGATTGTAGCGGGCATTTGTCAGGCACATGGCGCATCGTATGAGTTGGATTACCAATCGTTGTATCCGCCTGTGATTAACGATGGCGCGATCGCGGATTTAGTGCGATTGGTGGCTGAAACCGTGGTCGAATCCCCGATCGGTGTGGTTCCCAACTGTCAAACGATGGGCGGCGAGGATATGTCCTTCTTTTTGCAGGAAGTTCCAGGATGCTACTTTTTCCTCGGTTCCGCAAACTCTCAAATCGGACTCGACTATCCGCATCATCATCCCAAGTTTGATTTTGATGAAACAGCGCTTGGTATGGGGGTAGAAATTTTCGTTCGATGTGTAGAACAGAATTAG
- a CDS encoding superoxide dismutase, translating to MAFELKPLPYAYDALEPYIDATTMQIHHDKHHAAYVNNLNAAIEKYSDLQSKSVEELVTSLDQLPEDVRTAVRNNAGGHVNHTMFWEIMGSNGSGEPNGAIAEAINNSFGSFDAFKQQFNDAGTKRFGSGWVWLVRANQGDLKVVSTPNQDSPLTEGHTPIMGNDVWEHAYYLKYQNRRPEYLNAWWNVLNWEEINRRFDAAMSGN from the coding sequence ATGGCTTTTGAATTGAAACCGCTGCCTTATGCTTATGACGCTCTAGAGCCGTACATTGATGCGACCACGATGCAGATTCACCACGATAAGCACCATGCTGCTTATGTGAACAATTTGAACGCTGCGATCGAGAAATACAGCGATCTGCAAAGCAAGTCGGTTGAAGAACTCGTCACCAGCCTCGACCAATTGCCTGAAGATGTTCGGACGGCAGTTCGCAATAATGCAGGCGGTCACGTCAATCACACCATGTTCTGGGAAATTATGGGATCGAATGGCAGCGGAGAGCCGAATGGCGCGATCGCCGAAGCGATTAATAATTCCTTCGGTAGCTTTGATGCTTTCAAGCAGCAATTTAACGACGCAGGCACAAAGCGATTTGGTAGCGGTTGGGTTTGGTTAGTTCGCGCCAATCAAGGCGATCTCAAAGTGGTTTCCACTCCGAATCAAGATAGCCCGCTTACAGAAGGACATACGCCGATTATGGGGAACGACGTGTGGGAACACGCTTACTATCTGAAATATCAGAATCGTCGTCCGGAATATCTCAATGCTTGGTGGAATGTCTTGAATTGGGAAGAAATTAATCGCCGCTTTGATGCTGCTATGAGCGGAAACTAG
- a CDS encoding helix-turn-helix transcriptional regulator, producing the protein MLLSTTIYERDSLCQNLHMGKAGKALRQVLSTYGISQNRLAVTMGINRSTVHQWVNEISDPLAEAVTHMIKALREINSTAAEDFIDLYLERQSSQPASEPEDNL; encoded by the coding sequence ATGTTGCTATCTACAACCATTTACGAACGCGATTCGCTTTGCCAAAATCTCCACATGGGAAAAGCAGGAAAGGCACTACGGCAAGTACTCTCGACCTATGGGATCAGCCAAAATCGATTGGCGGTCACAATGGGAATCAATCGATCGACTGTGCATCAGTGGGTCAACGAAATCAGTGATCCCCTGGCTGAAGCGGTCACACACATGATCAAAGCATTGCGCGAAATCAACAGTACCGCTGCGGAAGACTTTATCGATTTGTATTTAGAACGGCAATCGTCACAACCCGCCTCGGAGCCTGAAGACAATCTGTAA
- a CDS encoding type II toxin-antitoxin system PemK/MazF family toxin, whose amino-acid sequence MRRGEIWIARLSPTEGAEIGKTRPVVIVSDDLVGVLDLKVVVPITDWKERFAKRNWMARLEPSTENGLTKVSAIDAFQIRSVSQTRLVNQIGILSNIEMDAIANALIAVLSL is encoded by the coding sequence ATGCGTAGAGGCGAGATTTGGATTGCGAGACTTTCGCCCACAGAAGGTGCAGAAATTGGTAAAACTCGTCCGGTTGTAATTGTCAGTGATGATTTAGTTGGAGTGCTTGACCTTAAAGTTGTTGTGCCAATTACCGATTGGAAAGAGCGTTTTGCCAAGCGAAATTGGATGGCTCGATTAGAGCCTTCTACAGAGAACGGACTAACGAAAGTCTCAGCGATCGATGCGTTTCAGATTCGCTCAGTTTCACAAACAAGATTAGTAAATCAAATCGGCATTCTTTCTAACATCGAAATGGATGCGATCGCGAATGCCCTGATCGCCGTACTCAGTCTGTAA